From one Candidatus Eisenbacteria bacterium genomic stretch:
- a CDS encoding MFS transporter — MARSRNDTFLLFATRIVRLFAYGFLSIALVLYLAQVGLTTQKIGLLLTFALAGDAAISLWITTSADRLGRRRMLVFGAVLMVLAGVVFALTRNPVLLIAAAIVGVISPSGNEIGPFLSIEQASLSQLVSNERRTQVFAWYNLVGSFATALGAFFGGLLAQILQTSGFTQLESYRAVLIGYALCGAVLALLFLRLSPSTEISNPAAGLPVKCLLGLHRSRKIVIRLSSLFGLDAFGGGLIVQSIMVYWFHVRFGVGIGVLGGIFFGANILAGVSALLAARIAARIGLVNTMVFTHIPSNILLILVPLMPTLPAAVVVLLLRFSISQMDVPTRQSYTMAVVAPDERSAASGVTTIARSVGASLSPALSGVLLANPLLMNVPFFLAGGLKIIYDLLLYRSFGRIRPPEETLREGSARNGRLK; from the coding sequence ATGGCGCGTTCAAGAAATGACACTTTCCTCCTATTTGCCACGCGCATTGTCCGCCTTTTCGCATACGGGTTCTTGTCCATCGCGCTCGTCTTGTACTTGGCGCAAGTCGGCCTGACGACGCAGAAGATAGGCTTGTTGCTGACCTTTGCGCTTGCCGGGGATGCAGCCATTTCCCTGTGGATAACGACGTCCGCCGATCGGCTTGGACGACGTCGGATGCTCGTTTTCGGTGCGGTGCTGATGGTCTTGGCGGGCGTGGTATTTGCGCTGACACGCAATCCCGTATTGCTCATCGCCGCCGCGATTGTGGGTGTCATCAGTCCGAGTGGAAACGAAATCGGGCCCTTTCTTTCGATTGAACAGGCATCACTCTCGCAACTTGTGTCGAACGAGAGGCGCACGCAGGTCTTCGCTTGGTACAACCTGGTGGGTTCCTTTGCCACCGCACTCGGGGCGTTCTTCGGCGGGTTGTTGGCTCAGATTCTGCAAACTTCAGGTTTCACACAACTGGAATCATATCGTGCGGTTCTCATAGGCTATGCGCTCTGCGGTGCGGTACTCGCTTTGCTCTTTCTCCGTCTCTCTCCTTCGACCGAGATCAGCAATCCTGCGGCCGGCCTGCCCGTCAAATGCCTCCTCGGTCTGCATCGTTCGCGAAAGATAGTGATCAGGCTGAGTTCACTCTTCGGCCTCGATGCCTTCGGAGGGGGGTTGATCGTTCAGAGCATCATGGTGTATTGGTTCCACGTCAGATTCGGTGTCGGTATTGGGGTGCTGGGCGGCATCTTCTTTGGTGCGAACATCCTCGCAGGCGTGTCGGCCTTGCTTGCGGCGCGGATCGCGGCCCGGATAGGCCTCGTAAACACGATGGTTTTCACACACATTCCTTCCAACATACTGCTGATTCTTGTTCCTCTGATGCCAACCTTGCCAGCGGCCGTGGTTGTGCTCCTGCTGCGCTTCAGCATTTCACAGATGGACGTGCCCACGCGCCAGTCTTACACGATGGCCGTTGTTGCCCCGGATGAGCGCTCTGCCGCGTCAGGCGTGACGACCATCGCCCGTTCGGTGGGCGCGTCGCTGTCGCCGGCCCTGAGCGGAGTTCTTCTTGCGAACCCGCTGCTCATGAATGTACCGTTTTTCCTGGCGGGCGGTCTGAAGATTATCTACGACCTGCTGTTGTATCGCAGTTTCGGAAGGATAAGGCCTCCCGAGGAGACGCTTCGCGAGGGAAGCGCTCGGAACGGCCGTCTCAAGTAG
- a CDS encoding prolyl oligopeptidase family serine peptidase, translating to MRWFLMFVMAAAAVSCCSCGRTQGTVAVSAPPESQKRPVTDKYHGISVSEDYRWLEDFNAPAVKRWLEEQNRYSRAYLDRTPSRKAIFDRLKELENRSASHYALRERGGLLFAMKNQPPKNHPMLVVMKSADGSKSERVLVDPDAVNSKVSTAIDWYVPSLDGGLIAVSLSENGSEDGTVYVFETATGKKLPDVVPRVQYATAGGDVAWNRGATGFYYTRYPRDNERPAVDSNFYQQVYFHKLGTPPSTDTYVVGKEFPRIAEIELKTSDDGSYLLVSVANGDGGEYAHFVMNNRGRWTQVTRFSDGVISAVLGKDGTLYLLSLKDAPRGKILALPLTNPELSRARTIVPAGDPVIDFFGVTGDGLYVVDVLGGPSQIRTFDLSGKATGSIPVRPVSSVGEIVPLENNEILYSSQTYIRPATYYRFDPATRTSTETDLTVTTPANLSDMEVVREFATSNDGTRVPMSIIRPKGIRLDGQNPVLLTGYGGFAVSERPSFSDSRCLWLEQGGVYVVANLRGGDEYGEEWHSAGKLTKKQNVFDDFVACARYLIENKYTNPSRLAIEGGSNGGLLMGAAVTQHPEMFRAVVSEVGIYDMLRVELSPNGQFNVTEFGTVKDREQFKALYTYSPYHNVMDGTAYPAVLMTSGDNDARVDPLQSRKMTARLQAATSSKLPVLLRTNPHAGHGIGTSLDLRVAEETDVYSFLFEQLGMKYRSDKR from the coding sequence GTGAGGTGGTTTCTCATGTTCGTGATGGCTGCCGCCGCAGTTAGTTGCTGTTCCTGCGGCAGAACTCAAGGGACGGTCGCGGTCTCCGCACCACCAGAGTCACAGAAGAGGCCCGTGACCGACAAATATCACGGGATCAGCGTGAGCGAGGACTATCGTTGGCTCGAGGACTTCAACGCTCCTGCAGTCAAGAGGTGGCTGGAGGAACAAAATCGCTACAGTCGAGCCTATCTGGACAGAACTCCATCGCGTAAGGCCATCTTTGATCGTCTGAAAGAGCTTGAAAACAGGTCAGCGTCGCACTACGCGCTCAGAGAGCGCGGCGGTCTGCTTTTCGCGATGAAGAATCAGCCGCCGAAGAACCATCCGATGTTGGTTGTGATGAAATCCGCGGACGGTTCGAAGTCCGAGCGCGTGCTGGTGGACCCCGATGCCGTCAATTCCAAGGTGTCGACCGCCATAGACTGGTACGTCCCTTCGCTGGACGGAGGGCTGATTGCAGTGTCGCTCTCAGAGAACGGAAGTGAAGACGGCACGGTCTACGTTTTCGAAACGGCAACCGGCAAGAAGCTTCCCGACGTTGTGCCTCGGGTGCAGTATGCTACCGCCGGGGGAGACGTTGCCTGGAATCGGGGCGCCACAGGTTTCTACTACACTCGCTACCCGCGAGACAATGAACGTCCTGCCGTGGACTCCAATTTCTATCAGCAGGTTTACTTTCACAAGCTTGGGACGCCGCCCAGTACTGACACCTACGTCGTTGGGAAAGAATTTCCAAGAATAGCCGAGATCGAGCTCAAGACTAGCGACGACGGGAGCTACCTCCTTGTCTCTGTCGCCAACGGGGACGGCGGCGAGTACGCGCATTTCGTGATGAACAATCGAGGCAGGTGGACTCAAGTCACTCGGTTTTCGGACGGGGTAATCTCCGCAGTTCTTGGGAAAGACGGCACTCTGTACTTGCTGTCGCTCAAAGATGCCCCCAGGGGCAAGATTCTCGCCTTGCCACTCACGAATCCGGAGCTCTCAAGAGCCCGGACCATAGTCCCTGCCGGTGATCCCGTGATTGACTTCTTCGGCGTGACGGGCGATGGGCTGTACGTCGTAGACGTTCTGGGTGGGCCGAGTCAGATTCGTACGTTTGATTTGTCCGGCAAAGCAACGGGTAGCATCCCCGTGAGACCCGTTTCGTCCGTGGGAGAAATCGTGCCGCTCGAGAATAATGAGATTCTTTACAGTAGCCAGACCTACATACGGCCTGCCACCTACTACCGTTTCGATCCGGCCACGAGGACATCCACAGAGACGGATCTGACGGTGACGACGCCCGCGAACCTGAGCGACATGGAAGTGGTGAGGGAGTTTGCTACGTCAAACGACGGAACGAGAGTGCCCATGAGCATCATTCGTCCAAAGGGCATCAGACTCGACGGACAGAATCCGGTGCTTCTCACCGGTTACGGAGGTTTTGCCGTAAGCGAGAGGCCTTCCTTCTCGGACTCGCGGTGTCTGTGGCTCGAACAAGGAGGCGTCTACGTAGTTGCGAACCTTCGCGGCGGCGACGAGTATGGTGAAGAATGGCACTCGGCCGGCAAGCTCACGAAAAAACAGAACGTCTTTGATGACTTTGTCGCGTGCGCTAGATACCTCATCGAAAACAAGTACACGAACCCGTCACGACTGGCCATCGAAGGCGGAAGCAATGGCGGACTGCTGATGGGCGCGGCCGTGACGCAGCATCCCGAGATGTTTCGAGCCGTGGTCAGCGAGGTTGGCATCTACGACATGCTCCGCGTGGAACTAAGTCCGAACGGGCAATTCAATGTCACGGAATTCGGAACTGTGAAGGATCGGGAACAATTCAAGGCCCTGTACACTTACTCACCCTATCACAATGTGATGGATGGCACGGCCTATCCCGCCGTCCTGATGACGAGTGGTGACAACGACGCTCGCGTCGATCCGCTCCAATCTCGGAAGATGACCGCGAGGCTTCAGGCAGCCACGAGCTCCAAACTACCGGTGTTGCTGCGGACAAATCCTCACGCAGGTCACGGTATCGGAACCTCGCTGGACCTGCGAGTGGCGGAAGAGACGGACGTGTATTCGTTTCTTTTTGAGCAGCTCGGGATGAAGTATCGGTCTGACAAGCGGTAG
- a CDS encoding Xaa-Pro peptidase family protein, with the protein MVSAINIRSSEFQARVSRLLHHVRAERMGGVVLFDNYYILYFTGFAFIPTERPVAFVMNAKGEQAMFVPRLEVEHAKSETGFERVDYYVEYPCDPHPAQVLKRILREMGVGGRIASDSDGYPWILGYRGPSLTELTGGTFVRVTGFVEDMMMIKSEAEIALIRESVKWGNLAHRLLQRYTKVGATETEVSMRASNEATVAMLDTLGPLYRAQSVFSEGAGAGYRGQIGRNAAIPHALANNITFQPGDVLVTGAGVPMWGYGSELERTMIVGRPSDNQRRMFEHMKKVQEVAFDALRPGARCSDVDAAVRKYYESNDVGFSEDAPGDNAASNKKLLSGTRVPAARHVSPKKSRRTSEEATPNPAVSSRGKAPEGLMRFWKHHTGHAIGLRYHEGPFLDIGDKTVIKPGMVFTVEPGLYASEMGGFRHSDTVVVTGDGIEILTYYPRDLDSLIIPV; encoded by the coding sequence ATGGTTTCGGCGATCAACATCAGATCCTCAGAGTTTCAGGCCCGCGTCTCCAGGCTGCTCCATCATGTCCGGGCCGAGCGGATGGGTGGCGTGGTTCTATTCGACAACTACTACATCCTCTATTTCACCGGCTTTGCCTTCATCCCGACCGAGCGACCCGTTGCGTTCGTCATGAACGCGAAGGGCGAACAGGCGATGTTTGTGCCACGCCTCGAGGTCGAACACGCGAAATCGGAGACTGGATTCGAGCGAGTGGACTACTACGTCGAGTATCCCTGTGACCCGCATCCCGCGCAAGTTCTGAAGAGGATCTTGCGCGAGATGGGCGTCGGAGGCAGAATCGCCTCGGATAGCGACGGCTACCCGTGGATTCTGGGTTATCGTGGACCGTCGCTCACCGAGCTGACCGGTGGTACGTTTGTGCGGGTCACCGGTTTTGTCGAGGACATGATGATGATCAAGAGCGAGGCGGAAATCGCCCTCATTCGCGAGAGCGTCAAATGGGGCAACCTCGCCCATCGACTGCTCCAGCGATACACGAAAGTCGGCGCCACGGAGACGGAAGTCAGTATGCGCGCAAGTAACGAAGCGACCGTGGCGATGCTGGACACGCTTGGACCGCTCTATCGCGCGCAGAGTGTGTTTTCGGAAGGGGCCGGCGCCGGCTATCGGGGCCAGATAGGGCGCAACGCGGCCATCCCGCACGCGCTGGCCAACAACATCACCTTTCAACCCGGCGACGTGCTTGTCACCGGAGCGGGAGTGCCGATGTGGGGATACGGTTCGGAGTTGGAACGGACGATGATAGTGGGCCGCCCCTCGGACAATCAGCGCCGAATGTTCGAGCACATGAAAAAGGTGCAGGAGGTCGCATTCGATGCGCTCAGGCCCGGGGCCAGATGCTCCGACGTTGACGCGGCCGTGCGGAAGTATTACGAGAGCAACGACGTCGGATTCAGCGAGGACGCGCCGGGAGATAACGCCGCGAGCAACAAGAAGCTCCTGTCCGGTACCAGAGTCCCGGCCGCCAGGCATGTTTCACCCAAGAAAAGCAGACGAACGTCTGAGGAGGCCACGCCCAATCCCGCCGTCAGTAGCCGTGGCAAAGCTCCGGAGGGGTTGATGCGTTTCTGGAAGCATCACACCGGCCATGCAATCGGTCTCCGCTATCACGAAGGACCGTTCCTTGATATTGGCGACAAGACAGTGATCAAACCCGGCATGGTCTTCACCGTGGAACCGGGACTGTACGCAAGTGAAATGGGGGGCTTTCGCCACTCCGACACAGTCGTAGTAACCGGAGACGGCATAGAGATTCTCACTTACTACCCGCGCGATCTGGATAGCTTGATAATTCCGGTCTAG
- a CDS encoding HAMP domain-containing sensor histidine kinase, which produces MDTYFAPAGRADHGELQRDIVLASKNPMVNGLLRTAGGLLAVLNPQRQILAVNDAFLKTMGAEDATRVLGLRPGEAINCVHAHELAGGCGTSKFCSTCGTAIAIVACLASEQPEERKCATTIEKNGKKFDLYFRVRSSLITFEGRLLILLLLQDITASQRWAAVERLFFHDISNLIMGVQGASELMSLADEKGMRELAEVVYTTSSRLAGEVAIQRALSKDDISEYELKLQDITAEHVVRELRGFFTGHPVASGKSLNLGQTGLHQRFVTDLSLLLRILTNMLMNALEATEVGGEVRFWVEVDEEAITFCVWNRQAIPEDVSLRVFQRHFSTKEDPGRGFGTYGMKLFGELYLGGKVSFTTSQSEGTVFRLRLPL; this is translated from the coding sequence ATGGACACCTATTTTGCTCCTGCCGGACGCGCGGACCACGGCGAATTGCAGCGCGACATCGTCCTCGCCAGCAAGAATCCCATGGTCAACGGGCTGCTCAGAACGGCCGGCGGATTGCTGGCGGTGTTGAATCCGCAGCGTCAAATCCTGGCAGTCAACGACGCCTTTCTCAAGACGATGGGCGCTGAAGATGCCACGAGAGTGTTAGGACTTCGCCCGGGAGAAGCCATCAACTGCGTTCACGCGCACGAGCTCGCCGGCGGGTGTGGCACGAGCAAGTTCTGCTCCACGTGCGGAACGGCGATAGCCATAGTTGCCTGCTTGGCCAGTGAGCAACCCGAAGAAAGGAAGTGCGCGACGACCATTGAGAAGAACGGCAAGAAATTCGACCTCTACTTTCGTGTGCGTTCATCCCTGATCACGTTTGAGGGGCGCCTGCTGATTCTACTCCTTCTTCAGGACATCACAGCCTCGCAGCGTTGGGCGGCGGTCGAGCGCCTTTTCTTCCACGACATCAGTAACCTGATCATGGGAGTGCAGGGTGCGTCCGAACTCATGAGCCTGGCAGACGAAAAGGGGATGCGCGAGTTGGCGGAAGTCGTTTACACGACGTCCTCGCGGTTGGCCGGGGAAGTCGCAATCCAAAGGGCCCTCTCGAAGGACGACATCTCTGAGTATGAACTCAAGCTTCAAGACATCACGGCGGAGCACGTAGTGCGCGAACTGCGTGGGTTTTTCACCGGCCACCCGGTGGCGAGCGGAAAATCTCTCAATCTGGGACAGACCGGTCTCCACCAGCGTTTCGTCACCGACCTCTCGCTCCTCCTACGAATTCTGACCAACATGCTGATGAACGCTCTCGAGGCAACAGAAGTGGGTGGGGAAGTGAGGTTCTGGGTCGAGGTAGATGAGGAAGCGATCACCTTCTGCGTCTGGAACAGACAGGCGATTCCGGAAGACGTATCGCTGAGAGTCTTCCAGCGTCACTTCAGCACCAAAGAGGACCCTGGGAGAGGGTTTGGAACCTACGGTATGAAATTGTTCGGCGAGCTTTATCTGGGAGGCAAGGTGAGTTTCACGACATCACAATCGGAAGGCACCGTGTTCCGCCTTCGCCTGCCCCTTTAA
- a CDS encoding DUF2892 domain-containing protein — MKKNMGAIDRGVRLIVAVAVAILLAARVLSGVASIVLGIIAVIFLLTSLIGFCPLYVPLKISTNKKKE, encoded by the coding sequence ATGAAAAAGAACATGGGTGCGATCGATCGGGGTGTCAGACTTATTGTCGCCGTAGCGGTGGCCATATTGCTTGCGGCTCGAGTATTATCCGGCGTCGCCAGCATTGTTCTGGGGATCATTGCCGTAATCTTCCTGCTGACGAGCTTGATTGGTTTCTGTCCACTCTACGTGCCGCTGAAGATCTCTACCAACAAGAAGAAAGAGTAG
- a CDS encoding DinB family protein — protein MNWPELLKEEIEHAYRVTERLTDLVDDKELDWKPSTGTNWMTIGQLLMHATSACGACCRGFVTGDWGMPDGVDLSNMPPEDMLPPADKLPSVKSVAEAKRLLREDKKVALDMLAMTSEHDLVHKIATAPWDKTEMILGHRLLEMVGHLNSHKTQLFYYLKLQGKPVNTGHLWGA, from the coding sequence ATGAACTGGCCGGAGCTTCTCAAGGAAGAGATCGAACACGCTTACAGAGTTACGGAACGACTGACGGATCTAGTGGACGACAAAGAGCTTGACTGGAAGCCTTCCACCGGAACCAACTGGATGACGATCGGCCAGTTGCTCATGCACGCGACGAGCGCGTGCGGCGCCTGTTGTCGCGGTTTTGTCACCGGTGATTGGGGCATGCCGGACGGCGTGGACCTCAGCAACATGCCGCCCGAAGACATGCTGCCGCCGGCCGACAAACTCCCGTCCGTGAAGAGCGTCGCGGAGGCAAAGAGGCTTCTGAGGGAGGACAAGAAGGTGGCGCTCGACATGCTGGCGATGACCAGCGAGCACGATCTAGTGCACAAGATAGCCACCGCTCCCTGGGACAAGACTGAGATGATCCTCGGTCATCGCCTGCTCGAGATGGTGGGTCACCTGAATTCGCACAAGACCCAGCTTTTCTACTATCTCAAATTGCAGGGAAAGCCCGTCAATACGGGTCACCTCTGGGGCGCGTAG
- a CDS encoding DUF5362 family protein: MEENLQDGAVSVREISLPIYESKGWIKFIGVLSIIQGLAAALTVVGIVIAWLPIWVGVLLMQCASSIERARTSGDKASLVRALDKLRTYFAIQGILTLVSLIVVVVAFSMGVLGAIFGLLSGWH, translated from the coding sequence ATGGAAGAGAATCTGCAGGACGGCGCAGTCAGTGTTCGTGAGATCAGCCTGCCCATTTATGAGAGCAAGGGTTGGATCAAGTTCATTGGAGTTCTTTCGATTATCCAGGGGCTTGCCGCCGCTCTCACTGTGGTCGGGATCGTCATCGCCTGGCTCCCCATCTGGGTGGGGGTGCTCTTGATGCAGTGCGCCTCCTCAATCGAGCGCGCGAGGACCAGCGGCGACAAGGCGTCGCTCGTCAGAGCACTCGACAAACTCAGGACTTACTTCGCGATTCAAGGGATACTGACTTTGGTCAGTCTGATAGTCGTCGTCGTCGCATTCTCGATGGGAGTACTTGGAGCCATATTCGGTCTCCTGAGCGGTTGGCATTGA
- a CDS encoding GAF domain-containing protein, whose translation MATRTNKKEQKYLRLLLHLERLIGNETDLVSIMAAVACEVYHSFKDFNWVGFYRVTEKDLLKIGPYQGEHGCLAIPFDRGICGAAARKKTTQSVADVSKIPHHIACSPKTKSEIVVPLLRGRKVIGVLDIDSHKFSAFDSVDRKYLEMICEMVAERAGGNAAAQLT comes from the coding sequence GTGGCCACAAGGACGAACAAGAAGGAGCAGAAATACCTGAGACTTCTGCTTCATCTGGAGAGATTGATCGGTAACGAGACTGACCTCGTCTCCATAATGGCCGCGGTTGCCTGCGAAGTGTACCATTCCTTCAAGGACTTCAATTGGGTGGGGTTCTACCGGGTCACGGAAAAGGATCTTCTGAAGATCGGGCCGTACCAGGGCGAGCACGGCTGCCTGGCGATTCCGTTTGACAGGGGAATTTGCGGCGCTGCGGCGAGGAAAAAAACCACCCAGTCGGTCGCGGATGTGTCCAAGATACCCCACCACATCGCTTGTTCCCCCAAGACGAAATCCGAGATTGTAGTTCCGCTTCTTCGAGGGAGAAAAGTGATCGGCGTGCTGGACATTGATTCCCACAAGTTCAGTGCGTTCGACTCCGTCGATAGAAAGTACTTGGAAATGATCTGCGAGATGGTCGCCGAACGCGCCGGCGGCAACGCCGCCGCTCAGCTCACTTGA